In Zingiber officinale cultivar Zhangliang chromosome 11B, Zo_v1.1, whole genome shotgun sequence, a single window of DNA contains:
- the LOC122033751 gene encoding probable cysteine protease RD21B, translating to MGDLITLSRKELVECDNAYNQGCNVDLMDYDFQFIIDNDDFDSDIDYPYRARDGVCDQHRSKGNPLGIKDLHCTQERPHQHTARARRSFSFFAALGDQVAIARFPKNAMNLDSKSLFMCFKSL from the exons ATGGGGGATCTCATAACCCTATCGAGGAAAGAGCTCGTGGAATGTGACAATGCCTACAACCAAGGTTGCAATGTCGATCTCATGGACTATGACTTCCAATTCATCATCGACAACGATGACTTCGACTCCGACATCGATTACCCTTACAGGGCCCGCGATGGGGTGTGCGATCAACACCGA AGCAAAGGGAATCCTCTAGGAATAAAAGATCTTCACTGCACCCAGGAAAGGCCTCATCAACATACAGCAAGAGCAAGGAGATCTTT CTCATTCTTTGCTGCTTTGGGTGATCAAGTTGCCATTGCTAGGTTTCCAAAGAATGCTATGAATTTGGATTCCAAATCTCTTTTCATGTGCTTCAAAAGTTTATGA